The following are encoded in a window of Gossypium raimondii isolate GPD5lz chromosome 13, ASM2569854v1, whole genome shotgun sequence genomic DNA:
- the LOC105782105 gene encoding ubiquitin receptor RAD23c isoform X2: MKVSVKTLKGTHFDIEVKPEDAVADVKKNIETVQGADVYPAAQQMLIFKGKVLKDDTTLAENSVNENSFIVIMLTKNKGASGECSTASTAPTKKAPEASSLPTATVPASTAPVVTSAAAAPPAESAPVASSTPLSDSDVYGQTASNLVAGSNFEGTIQQILDMGGGTWDRDTVVRALRAAYNNPERAVEYLYSGIPEQADATPVAHAPVVGQTTSPAEPPQQPAQMAAIPTSGPNSNPLDLFPQGLPNMGASGAGAGSLDFLRNSPQFQALRAMVQANPQILQPMLQELGKQNPNLVRLIQEHQGDFLRLINEPAEGGEGNILGQLAEAMPQAVQVTPEEREAIERLEAMGFDRATVLQVFFACNKNEELAANYLLDHMHDFQD; encoded by the exons GTTGCAGATGTAAAAAAGAACATAGAAACTGTTCAAGGGGCTGATGTTTATCCTGCTGCACAACAAATGCTTATCTTTAAGGGAAAAGTTCTTAAAGATGACACGACACTGGCTGAAAACAGTGTCAATGAAAATAGCTTTATTGTGATCATGTTGACAAAG AATAAGGGTGCATCTGGTGAGTGTTCAACTGCTTCAACAGCTCCTACAAAGAAA GCTCCTGAGGCAAGTAGTCTGCCAACAGCTACAGTACCAGCTTCGACTGCACCTGTTGTGACGTCTGCTGC GGCTGCACCTCCCGCTGAATCTGCTCCTGTTGCTTCAAGTACTCCTCT GTCAGATTCTGATGTTTATGGCCAAACAGCATCTAATTTGGTTGCAGGGAGTAACTTCGAGGGAACAATCCAACAAATTCTTGACATGGGTGGAGGGACCTGGGACAGGGACACTGTTGTCCGCGCCCTTCGCGCTGCTTATAATAACCCAGAGAGAGCTGTTGAATATTTGTATTCT GGCATCCCTGAGCAAGCTGACGCTACACCTGTGGCCCATGCTCCTGTAGTTGGGCAAACCACTAGCCCTGCAGAACCACCTCAACAGCCTGCACAAATGGCAGCTATTCCTACAAGTGGACCAAATTCAAATCCATTAGACCTCTTTCCCCAG GGCCTTCCGAACATGGGTGCAAGTGGTGCTGGGGCTGGCTCTCTTGATTTTTTACGGAACAGTCCACAG TTTCAAGCTTTGCGAGCGATGGTGCAAGCCAACCCACAAATATTGCAG CCTATGCTTCAAGAGTTGGGGAAACAAAATCCTAATCTAGTGAGACTTATTCAAGAGCATCAGGGTGACTTTCTTCGCCTGATCAATGAACCTGCTGAAGGTGGAGAGGG AAACATTTTGGGGCAATTAGCTGAGGCGATGCCACAAGCTGTGCAAGTCACACCTGAAGAGCGTGAAGCCATAGAACGG CTTGAAGCAATGGGGTTTGACCGTGCAACTGTGCTCCAAGTGTTCTTTGCGTGCAACAAGAATGAGGAACTTGCAGCCAACTACCTTTTAGATCATATGCATGATTTTCAGGATTGA